Proteins found in one Phocoena sinus isolate mPhoSin1 chromosome 19, mPhoSin1.pri, whole genome shotgun sequence genomic segment:
- the CHST6 gene encoding carbohydrate sulfotransferase 6: MWLRRISSTAVTALLLAQTGLLLFLVSRPRPPSPVGGEERVHVLVLSSWRSGSSFVGQLFSQHPNVFYLMEPAWHVWAALSQGSAVALHMAVRDLVRSVFLCDMDVFDAYLPWRRNLSDLFQWAESRALCSPPACSAFPRGAISSEAVCKPLCARRPFGLAQEACRSYSHVVLKEVRFFNLQVLYPLLNDPALNLRIVHLVRDPRAVLRSRERTAKALARDNGIVLGTNGKWVEADPDLRVVREVCRSHVRIAEAAMRKPPPSLRGRYRLVRFEDLARAPLPEIRALYAFAGLSLTPQLEAWIHNITHGVGPGARREAFKTTSRDALNVSQAWRHTLPFAKIRRVQELCAGALQLLGYRPVFSEDEQRDLALDLMLPRGPSSFSWASSTAERSGP, encoded by the coding sequence ATGTGGCTGCGGCGCATCTCCAGCACCGCGGTGACCGCGCTCCTGCTGGCGCAGACTGGCCTCCTGCTCTTCCTAGTCTCCCGGCCCAGGCCGCCGTCCCCGGTGGGTGGCGAGGAGAGGGTGCACGTGCTGGTACTCTCCTCGTGGCGCTCGGGCTCGTCCTTCGTGGGCCAGCTCTTCAGCCAGCACCCCAATGTCTTCTATCTGATGGAGCCTGCGTGGCACGTGTGGGCCGCTTTGTCGCAGGGCAGCGCGGTGGCGCTACACATGGCGGTGCGCGATCTGGTGCGCTCCGTCTTCCTGTGCGACATGGACGTGTTCGACGCCTACCTGCCGTGGCGGCGCAACCTGTCGGACCTCTTCCAGTGGGCAGAGAGCCGCGCGCTGTGCTCGCCGCCTGCCTGCAGCGCCTTCCCGCGCGGCGCCATCAGCAGCGAGGCAGTGTGCAAGCCGCTGTGCGCGCGACGGCCCTTCGGCCTGGCCCAGGAGGCCTGCCGCTCCTACAGCCACGTGGTGCTCAAGGAGGTGCGCTTCTTCAACCTGCAGGTGCTCTATCCGCTGCTCAACGACCCGGCGCTCAACCTGCGCATCGTGCACCTGGTGCGCGACCCGCGGGCTGTGCTGCGCTCGCGCGAGCGGACGGCCAAGGCACTGGCCCGTGACAACGGCATCGTGCTGGGTACCAACGGCAAGTGGGTGGAGGCCGACCCGGACCTGCGTGTGGTGCGCGAGGTGTGCCGCAGCCACGTGCGCATCGCCGAGGCTGCCATGCGCAAGCCACCGCCCTCCCTGCGCGGCCGCTACCGCCTGGTGCGCTTCGAGGACCTGGCACGGGCGCCTCTGCCCGAGATCCGCGCGCTCTACGCCTTTGCAGGCCTGAGCCTCACGCCGCAGCTCGAGGCCTGGATCCACAACATCACCCACGGGGTCGGGCCAGGCGCCCGCCGTGAGGCCTTCAAGACTACGTCCAGGGACGCGCTCAACGTCTCGCAGGCCTGGCGCCACACGCTGCCCTTTGCCAAGATCCGCCGCGTGCAGGAGCTGTGTGCGGGCGCACTGCAGCTGCTGGGCTACCGGCCAGTGTTCTCTGAGGACGAGCAGCGCGACCTCGCCCTGGACCTCATGCTGCCGCGCGGCCCGAGCAGCTTTAGCTGGGCATCTTCCACTGCTGAGCGCTCCGGGCCGTAG